Proteins from a single region of Oncorhynchus tshawytscha isolate Ot180627B linkage group LG03, Otsh_v2.0, whole genome shotgun sequence:
- the LOC112239331 gene encoding interleukin-1 receptor type 1, with the protein MRRRCLFHGRKIKHKASNYIAKIRNIMLWEFYICFLNMTLLLHLSLGQEHQGAVEVHHISAGHFFQLKCSDDDDAEARTTVTWSRGGNQTLNTTSGVDVRGEVLWFLPTHTSHNGHYTCESKYPTGSWEMKFVLSVDPGPCPVPAEIRTVSQGMSEVVFCRQQDVLSLDPTAHIRWFKDCSPVDKHGEMIIEEDCPKRLRLVNATESHAGVYTCLVEFSLQGRNYTATHSTQLKVNKEKVPLKPQVTYPRKETFTVEPGSRVELVCSAFLGVGEGTESESSMFWTVDGRHTDHIEQLNVTKTTILPRSSGVYGRSTLSIYEVRPEFLNVTISCIARNAVGRDIGFLWLQPANHSGFYTCLCLCLAFSMVVLGVAMCCLFKVDLVLAYRRLLPLVSKKRAPDGKLYDAYVSYVHGDGLSRAEMFALQVLPEVLERRYGYTLFVSGRDDLPGEAIHDVTSETMRRSRRLIIILSAQSASPLHPKMDPEDQLPLHQSLQDRPSYDQQIGLYDALIQNGLRVVLVEIDGKVDYTSLPKSLHYIRRKQGALRWRRPSSGKSSSIASPNGHFWKCLRYHMPFKPKGALKPQPTPGVNCSIELY; encoded by the exons AACACCAGGGGGCCGTAGAGGTCCACCACATCAGTGCAGGTCACTTCTTCCAGCTGAAGTGTAGTGATGACGATGACGCTGAGGCCCGAACCACTGTGACCTGGAGTAGAGGGGGGAACCAGACCCTTAACACGACCTCTGGGGTGGATGTCAGAGGGGAGGTTCTGTGGTTTCTACCTACCCACACCTCCCATAACGGACACTACACTTGTGAGAGCAA GTACCCCACTGGATCGTGGGAGATGAAGTTTGTTTTGTCTGTGGACCCTGGGCCCTGTCCTGTCCCAGCTGAGATCAGGACTGTATCCCAGGGGATGAGTGAAGTGGTGTTCTGCAGACAGCAGGATGTCCTCAGTCTAGACCCCACAGCACACATCCGATGGTTCAAG GACTGTAGTCCTGTCGACAAGCATGGAGAGATGATCATTGAAGAAGATTGTCCGAAGAGGCTCCGGTTGGTCAATGCTACTGAGAGCCATGCTGGAGTTTATACCTGCCTGGTAGAGTTCTCTCTGCAGGGGAGAAACTACACCGCCACCCACAGCACTCAGCTTAAAGTCAACAAAG AAAAAGTCCCGTTGAAACCCCAAGTAACCTATCCCAGAAAAGAAACCTTTACGGTTGAACCAG GCTCAAGAGTAGAGCTGGTGTGTTCAGCGTTTCTAGGGGTTGGTGAAGGTACAGAGTCAGAGAGCTCTATGTTCtggacagtagatggaagacatACTGACCACATAGAACAGCTCAACGTGACAAAGACAACAAT CCTTCCTAGGAGTAGTGGGGTTTATGGCCGGTCCACTCTGTCTATCTATGAGGTCCGTCCTGAGTTCCTCAACGTGACCATCAGCTGCATCGCCAGGAACGCCGTGGGTCGGGACATAGGGTTTCTGTGGCTCCAACCAG CCAATCACAGTGGTTTCTACACATGCCTGTGTCTCTGCCTGGCCTTTTCTATGGTCGTTCTTGGAGTAGCGATGTGCTGCCTCTTTAAAGTGGACCTGGTGCTGGCCTATAGGAGACTCCTCCCCCTAGTGTCCAAAAAGAGAG CACCAGATGGAAAGCTGTATGATGCCTATGTCAGTTATGTCCATGGTGATGGGTTGTCCAGGGCAGAGATGTTTGCTCTGCAGGTTCTACCTGAGGTGTTGGAGAGACGATACGGATACACACTTTTTGTCAGTGGCCGGGATGACCTCCCTGgggaag CGATCCATGATGTCACCTCAGAGACAATGCGGAGAAGCAGACGACTCATCATCATCCTGTCAGCCCAGAGTGCATCCCCTCTACACCCCAAAATGGATCCTGAGGACCAGTTACCACTGCACCAGAGCCTGCAGGACCGCCCTAGCTACGACCAGCAGATTGGCCTGTACGACGCTTTGATCCAAAATGGCCTCCGGGTTGTCCTGGTGGAGATAGATGGCAAGGTGGACTACACTTCCCTGCCCAAGTCACTGCACTATATCAGGAGGAAGCAGGGAGCGCTGAGGTGGAGGAGGCCCAGCTCTGGAAAGAGCAGCTCCATTGCGTCCCCTAATGGCCACTTCTGGAAGTGTCTGAGATACCACATGCCCTTCAAGCCCAAAGGGGCTCTGAAACCACAGCCAACACCTGGGGTAAACTGTAGTATAGAACTGTATTAG